Proteins encoded within one genomic window of Bradyrhizobium sp. AZCC 1719:
- a CDS encoding GNAT family N-acetyltransferase — MVDITDTSTVRRASSKEANAPAIGEALTPLTDISAPQWRALTDGAAEPNGYYLPEWELAVNASARGRSNAAALGAWHDASTLIGLVPVISMWRAYKIPLPALVSADPYGTLCTPLLDRDMAEEAVTSILRRARRAGAHALIFRATPLDGAAMKAFTNVLHRGGMQPLVLQSHVRACLDATADADTVLRDALGAKKLKELRRQRNRLAEHGAVHFDVARTPGEIAAAVETFLVLEASGWKGQRGTALGQHEGDAAFVRRATSALAETGQCEIVTLRAGETPVAAAIVLRHQDRAFYFKLGVDERFAKFSPGVQLTLELTQHLCADPAIAMVDSTANPDHPMINPIWRGRLAIGDVLIPLRRNDPVVALIRAALPLRSAIREPARRLVHFVRKSREKS; from the coding sequence GTGGTCGATATTACCGATACATCGACGGTGCGCCGGGCATCGAGCAAGGAGGCGAATGCGCCAGCCATCGGCGAGGCGCTGACGCCGCTTACCGACATCTCCGCACCCCAATGGCGCGCACTCACCGATGGCGCCGCCGAGCCGAACGGCTATTACTTGCCCGAATGGGAATTGGCGGTGAATGCTTCGGCGCGGGGCCGCTCGAATGCCGCCGCGCTCGGCGCGTGGCACGATGCATCCACCTTGATCGGCCTTGTGCCCGTGATCTCGATGTGGCGCGCCTACAAGATCCCGCTGCCCGCTCTGGTCAGCGCCGATCCCTACGGCACGCTTTGCACGCCGCTGCTCGATCGTGACATGGCTGAGGAAGCCGTCACGAGCATCCTGCGCCGGGCCAGGCGGGCCGGCGCGCATGCGCTGATTTTCCGCGCCACCCCGCTCGATGGCGCAGCCATGAAGGCCTTCACCAATGTGCTGCATCGCGGCGGCATGCAGCCGCTGGTGCTGCAGTCGCATGTCCGCGCCTGCCTCGATGCCACGGCCGACGCCGATACAGTGCTGCGCGACGCGCTCGGCGCAAAGAAACTGAAAGAACTGCGCCGTCAGCGCAATCGCCTCGCCGAACACGGCGCCGTCCATTTCGACGTGGCGCGGACGCCCGGCGAGATTGCTGCCGCTGTCGAAACCTTCCTGGTGCTGGAAGCCAGCGGCTGGAAGGGCCAGCGCGGCACGGCCCTCGGCCAGCACGAGGGCGATGCGGCATTCGTCCGCCGCGCCACTTCTGCGCTGGCAGAGACCGGCCAATGCGAGATCGTGACCTTGCGCGCCGGCGAAACACCCGTGGCGGCAGCGATCGTGCTGCGCCATCAGGATCGCGCCTTCTACTTCAAGCTCGGCGTCGACGAGCGCTTTGCGAAGTTTTCGCCGGGCGTGCAACTGACGCTGGAGCTAACGCAGCATCTTTGCGCCGATCCAGCCATTGCCATGGTGGATTCCACCGCAAATCCCGACCATCCCATGATCAACCCGATCTGGCGCGGACGCCTTGCGATCGGCGACGTGTTGATTCCGCTGCGGCGGAACGATCCGGTGGTGGCGTTGATTCGCGCCGCGCTCCCCTTGCGGTCCGCAATCCGCGAGCCGGCGCGGCGTCTCGTCCATTTCGTCAGAAAGAGTCGGGAGAAATCCTAA